From one Formosa sediminum genomic stretch:
- the purH gene encoding bifunctional phosphoribosylaminoimidazolecarboxamide formyltransferase/IMP cyclohydrolase: MSNEKTIKSALVSVFSKDGLEPIIKKLNELGVTLYSTGGTQAFINDLGIDVVPVEEVTSYPSILGGRVKTLHPKVFGGILNRQNNDQDRTELAEFDIPQIDLVIVDLYPFEKTVASGASEQDIIEKIDIGGISLIRAAAKNYADVVCVSSVNDYANFLDIITAQNGTLTLEQRKDFARKSFNVSSHYDSAIFNYFNQNDEETVLKISEQNGQVLRYGENPHQRGFFFGNFDDIFTKLHGKELSYNNLLDVDAAVNLIREFKGDKPTFAILKHNNACGVAQRNTLKEAYTDALAGDPVSAFGGVLIANTEIDLATAEDIHSLFCEVVIAPAFSEEATALLKGKKNRILLVLHDIDMPKTNVRSCLNGVLVQDTNNVTDRLEDLTTKTNKTATESELNDLIFASKICKHTKSNTIVLAKNGQLCASGTGQTSRVDALNQAIHKAQSFKFDLNGAVMASDAFFPFPDCVEIAKNAGITAVIQPGGSIKDQLSIDYCNDNNVAMVFTGTRHFKH, encoded by the coding sequence ATGAGCAACGAAAAAACAATCAAATCTGCTTTAGTCTCTGTATTTAGCAAGGATGGTTTAGAACCTATTATTAAAAAGTTAAACGAACTGGGAGTAACCTTATATTCTACTGGTGGTACTCAGGCATTTATTAACGATTTAGGTATAGATGTTGTCCCTGTAGAAGAGGTAACTTCTTACCCTTCTATTTTAGGTGGACGCGTAAAAACATTACACCCTAAAGTATTTGGAGGTATTTTAAATCGTCAAAACAATGATCAAGATCGTACTGAATTAGCAGAATTTGATATTCCTCAAATAGATTTAGTTATAGTTGATTTATATCCTTTTGAAAAAACAGTGGCTTCTGGAGCTAGTGAACAAGATATTATTGAAAAGATTGACATTGGGGGAATTTCTTTAATTCGTGCCGCTGCTAAAAATTATGCAGATGTTGTATGTGTGTCATCGGTTAATGATTACGCTAACTTTTTAGATATTATTACAGCACAAAACGGTACACTAACTTTAGAACAAAGAAAAGATTTCGCAAGAAAATCATTTAACGTGTCGTCTCACTATGATTCTGCAATTTTTAATTACTTCAATCAAAACGATGAAGAAACGGTTTTAAAAATTAGCGAACAAAACGGACAAGTATTACGTTATGGCGAAAACCCTCATCAAAGAGGATTTTTCTTTGGTAATTTTGATGACATTTTCACTAAACTTCACGGTAAAGAATTAAGTTACAACAATCTTCTAGATGTAGATGCTGCTGTAAATTTAATACGTGAATTTAAAGGAGACAAACCAACATTTGCCATTTTAAAACATAACAATGCGTGTGGTGTTGCACAACGTAATACATTAAAAGAAGCGTATACTGATGCACTCGCGGGAGATCCTGTATCTGCATTTGGTGGTGTATTAATTGCTAATACCGAAATAGATTTAGCTACAGCCGAAGACATTCATTCATTATTTTGTGAAGTTGTTATAGCTCCTGCTTTTAGCGAGGAAGCTACTGCATTATTAAAAGGTAAGAAAAACAGAATTCTTTTAGTGCTTCACGATATCGATATGCCTAAAACAAATGTAAGATCTTGTTTAAACGGCGTATTAGTTCAAGACACGAACAACGTTACAGACCGTTTAGAAGACTTAACAACTAAAACAAACAAAACAGCTACAGAAAGTGAATTAAACGATTTAATTTTTGCATCTAAGATTTGTAAACACACAAAATCTAACACCATTGTTTTAGCTAAAAACGGACAGTTATGTGCAAGTGGTACTGGACAAACCAGCCGTGTAGATGCGCTTAATCAAGCCATACATAAAGCACAATCTTTTAAATTTGATTTAAACGGTGCAGTGATGGCTAGTGATGCATTTTTTCCGTTTCCAGATTGTGTAGAAATTGCAAAAAACGCAGGAATTACAGCAGTTATTCAGCCAGGCGGTTCAATAAAAGACCAATTAAGTATAGATTATTGTAATGATAATAATGTCGCTATGGTATTTACAGGTACACGTCATTTCAAACATTAA
- the groL gene encoding chaperonin GroEL (60 kDa chaperone family; promotes refolding of misfolded polypeptides especially under stressful conditions; forms two stacked rings of heptamers to form a barrel-shaped 14mer; ends can be capped by GroES; misfolded proteins enter the barrel where they are refolded when GroES binds) → MAKDIKFDIEARDGLKRGVDALANAVKVTLGPKGRNVIIGRSFGAPVVTKDGVSVAKEIELEDALENMGAQMVKEVASKTNDLAGDGTTTATVLAQAIVKEGLKNVAAGANPMDLKRGIDKAVEAIVADLAKQTETVGDSSDKIKQVAAISANNDDVIGDLIALAFGKVGKEGVITVEEAKGTDTYVDVVEGMQFDRGYLSPYFVTDSEKMITDLDNPYILLYDKKVSTMKDLLPVLEPVAQSGKPLLIIAEDVDGEALATLVVNKLRGSLKIAAVKAPGFGDRRKAMLEDIAILTGGTVISEERGFTLENATIDMLGTAERVTIDKDNTTVVNGSGDKDMIKNRVNQIKSQIESTTSDYDKEKLQERLAKLAGGVAVLYVGAASEVEMKEKKDRVDDALHATRAAVEEGIVAGGGVALVRAKAVLEAITTANLDETTGIQIVARAIEAPLRTIVENAGGEGSVVVSKVLEGEGNFGYDAKTEQYVDMLSSGIIDPKKVTRIALENAASVSGMILTTECALIDIKEDAPAMPPMGGGMPGMM, encoded by the coding sequence ATGGCAAAAGATATAAAATTTGATATTGAAGCACGCGACGGATTAAAACGCGGTGTAGACGCTTTAGCAAATGCAGTAAAAGTAACTCTAGGACCAAAAGGTCGTAATGTAATTATCGGACGTTCTTTCGGGGCACCAGTAGTAACCAAAGATGGTGTTTCTGTAGCTAAAGAAATCGAATTAGAAGACGCGCTTGAAAACATGGGTGCACAAATGGTAAAAGAAGTTGCTTCTAAAACTAACGACTTAGCAGGAGACGGTACTACTACCGCTACTGTTTTAGCTCAAGCTATAGTTAAAGAAGGTCTTAAAAATGTTGCTGCAGGTGCAAATCCTATGGATTTAAAACGTGGTATCGATAAAGCTGTTGAAGCTATCGTTGCAGACCTTGCAAAACAAACAGAAACTGTTGGAGATTCTTCAGATAAAATTAAACAAGTAGCTGCAATTTCTGCTAACAACGACGATGTTATTGGAGATTTAATTGCTCTTGCATTTGGAAAAGTTGGTAAAGAAGGTGTAATTACTGTAGAAGAAGCTAAAGGAACAGACACCTACGTAGATGTTGTAGAAGGTATGCAGTTTGACAGAGGTTACTTATCGCCTTACTTTGTTACTGATAGCGAAAAAATGATTACTGATTTAGATAATCCTTACATCTTACTTTACGATAAAAAAGTATCTACAATGAAGGATTTATTACCAGTACTTGAGCCTGTAGCACAATCAGGTAAACCGTTATTAATTATTGCTGAAGATGTAGACGGTGAAGCCCTTGCTACTTTAGTTGTAAATAAATTACGTGGATCTTTAAAAATTGCTGCTGTTAAAGCTCCAGGATTTGGAGACAGACGTAAAGCCATGTTAGAAGATATCGCAATCTTAACTGGTGGTACTGTAATTTCTGAAGAAAGAGGATTTACTTTAGAAAATGCTACTATTGATATGTTAGGAACTGCAGAGCGTGTAACTATTGATAAAGACAACACAACTGTTGTTAACGGTTCTGGAGATAAAGACATGATTAAAAACCGTGTTAACCAAATTAAATCTCAAATTGAATCTACTACAAGTGATTACGATAAAGAAAAACTTCAAGAACGTCTTGCTAAATTAGCAGGTGGAGTTGCGGTACTTTATGTTGGTGCAGCGAGTGAAGTAGAAATGAAAGAGAAAAAAGATCGTGTAGATGATGCATTACATGCAACTAGAGCTGCTGTAGAAGAAGGTATTGTTGCTGGTGGAGGTGTTGCTTTAGTAAGAGCTAAAGCTGTACTTGAAGCTATTACAACTGCTAATTTAGATGAAACTACTGGTATTCAAATTGTAGCTCGCGCTATCGAGGCTCCTTTGAGAACAATTGTTGAAAATGCAGGCGGAGAAGGAAGCGTTGTTGTTTCTAAAGTACTAGAAGGTGAAGGTAATTTTGGTTACGATGCTAAAACTGAACAATATGTTGATATGCTTTCTTCAGGAATTATAGACCCTAAAAAAGTAACTCGTATTGCTTTAGAAAATGCAGCTTCTGTATCAGGAATGATTTTAACTACAGAATGTGCTTTAATTGACATTAAAGAAGATGCTCCAGCTATGCCTCCAATGGGTGGTGGTATGCCAGGAATGATGTAA
- a CDS encoding LptE family protein, translating to MTFKHYIILIFTAVTLTACGAYSFTGAKVNANTKTFQVNFFQNNASLVEPGIDLDFTNALTDLLINQTNLENVNSNGDLVYEGEIVEYRISPTTATADDTAAQNRLTISINVRFYNKQDEESEFEKRFSFFYDYDGTSQLVGSLKTTAIEAIFDQITQDIFNASLAQW from the coding sequence ATGACATTTAAACACTACATCATACTTATATTTACAGCGGTTACCTTAACCGCTTGCGGAGCGTATTCGTTTACTGGGGCTAAAGTAAATGCAAATACTAAAACATTTCAGGTTAATTTTTTTCAAAATAATGCCTCATTAGTAGAACCCGGAATAGATTTAGATTTCACCAATGCCTTAACAGATTTACTTATTAACCAAACCAATTTAGAAAATGTAAACTCTAACGGAGACTTGGTTTATGAAGGTGAAATTGTTGAATACAGAATTTCGCCAACTACAGCAACAGCCGATGACACTGCTGCACAAAACCGCTTAACTATTTCTATAAATGTTCGTTTTTACAACAAACAAGATGAAGAGTCTGAATTTGAGAAACGCTTTTCGTTCTTCTATGATTACGACGGTACCTCACAACTCGTTGGCTCATTAAAAACAACAGCAATAGAAGCTATTTTTGATCAAATTACACAAGATATTTTTAATGCGTCTTTAGCGCAGTGGTAA
- the xrtF gene encoding exosortase family protein XrtF has protein sequence MKTLFKTYKPVIRFVFTFLTVYFVLALGYKWYLDGSKASSYQPDFVTYQVAYQSQALLNIFGFKSNIALQEGEEWVRFYFNNTYVIRVIEGCNAISVIVLFIAFIVAFASTIKKTILYILAGAALIYAVNVLRIALIAVGLYHYPDMEHILHGVIFPLIIYGMVFLLWVFWVNNFVKLKKKNAEHSAL, from the coding sequence TTGAAGACTTTATTTAAAACATATAAGCCTGTAATTCGATTTGTCTTTACCTTTTTAACCGTCTATTTTGTGCTCGCTTTGGGTTATAAGTGGTATTTAGATGGTTCTAAGGCATCAAGCTATCAGCCTGATTTTGTTACTTATCAGGTTGCATATCAGTCTCAAGCTCTTCTAAATATATTTGGTTTTAAATCTAATATTGCATTACAAGAAGGAGAAGAATGGGTGAGGTTTTATTTTAATAATACGTATGTAATTCGTGTTATTGAAGGGTGTAATGCGATAAGTGTTATAGTACTTTTTATAGCTTTTATTGTTGCATTTGCTTCGACTATTAAAAAAACCATCTTATATATTTTAGCTGGCGCTGCTTTAATTTATGCAGTAAATGTATTGCGTATTGCATTAATTGCTGTAGGACTTTACCATTATCCAGATATGGAACACATATTACATGGTGTTATTTTTCCATTAATAATTTATGGTATGGTGTTTTTATTGTGGGTATTTTGGGTGAATAATTTCGTGAAACTTAAAAAGAAAAATGCAGAACATTCAGCGCTATAG
- a CDS encoding rod shape-determining protein MreD — translation MNSNFISQILRFIVLILVQITILNHINFLEYLNPYLYILFIVLYPIKNDRMVFLLVSFLLGLVVDMFSDSGGIHAAACVTITYLRPLILKWTLGTVYEYQSIKFNNIDFSARLMYISILTIIHHLILFLLEVFNFSEIFLTLKKTLFSSIFTILLCIIVTIIFSKRSK, via the coding sequence ATGAATAGTAATTTTATATCTCAAATATTAAGATTTATTGTATTAATTTTAGTGCAAATAACTATTCTAAATCATATTAATTTTTTAGAGTACTTAAACCCATATTTATACATTCTCTTTATAGTACTATACCCAATAAAAAACGACCGTATGGTTTTCTTGCTTGTAAGTTTTTTATTAGGATTAGTTGTAGATATGTTTTCAGATTCTGGCGGTATACATGCTGCAGCCTGTGTAACCATAACATATTTAAGACCTTTAATTTTAAAATGGACATTAGGTACCGTTTACGAATACCAATCTATAAAGTTTAACAATATAGACTTTAGTGCTAGGCTTATGTATATTAGTATTCTAACAATAATACATCATTTAATTCTTTTTCTTTTAGAAGTATTTAACTTTTCTGAAATATTTTTAACACTCAAAAAAACGTTATTTTCTAGTATCTTTACAATTCTTCTATGTATAATAGTTACTATAATTTTCAGCAAACGTTCTAAATGA
- the mreC gene encoding rod shape-determining protein MreC: MQQILNFIIRNKNFLLYLLLMSLAVFFTVQKHSFHKSKFINSANFLSGGIYTQINNINQYLDLRTQNTNLSEENARLRNLLQNYQQSVEKNFVDSTSFKAPYIFRPVRVIKNSYSATTNILTIDKGNNDSIHEDFGLITSKGILGIVDHTSNNYATVISILNTKSRISAQLKKTNHFGTLTWDGVSPERVQLIDIPKIAPVKVGDTIITSGRSVIFPKGIQIGAIESFKLDAAENNFEINVRLFNDMTNIEHAYIIEHLDAPEINNLLKLTDE, encoded by the coding sequence ATGCAGCAAATCCTAAATTTTATTATCCGCAACAAAAACTTTTTGTTGTATTTGCTGCTCATGTCATTGGCTGTATTTTTCACAGTACAAAAACATTCCTTTCATAAAAGTAAATTTATAAATTCTGCTAACTTTTTAAGTGGTGGTATTTATACACAAATCAATAATATTAATCAGTATTTAGATTTAAGAACTCAGAATACAAATTTATCTGAAGAAAATGCCAGACTTCGTAATCTATTACAAAATTACCAACAGTCTGTAGAGAAAAATTTTGTAGACAGCACCTCGTTTAAGGCACCCTATATTTTTAGACCTGTACGTGTTATAAAAAACAGCTATTCAGCCACAACAAACATTTTAACTATAGATAAAGGAAATAACGATAGCATACATGAAGATTTCGGACTCATAACATCTAAAGGTATTCTAGGTATTGTAGACCATACGAGTAATAATTATGCTACAGTAATTTCTATTTTAAATACTAAAAGTAGAATTAGTGCCCAGTTAAAAAAAACAAATCATTTTGGTACATTAACTTGGGACGGAGTATCTCCTGAACGCGTTCAGCTTATAGATATTCCAAAAATTGCACCTGTAAAAGTTGGCGATACTATTATAACTTCTGGACGTTCTGTAATTTTCCCAAAAGGCATACAAATAGGAGCTATTGAAAGTTTTAAATTAGATGCTGCTGAAAACAATTTTGAGATAAATGTGAGGCTCTTTAATGATATGACAAATATTGAACATGCTTATATTATTGAGCATTTAGATGCCCCAGAGATTAATAACTTACTAAAGTTAACAGATGAATAG
- a CDS encoding co-chaperone GroES — MSKVNITPLADRVLVEPLPAETQTASGLFIPDSAQEKQHKGIVVAIGTGKKDEPLTVKIGDKVLYGKYSGSELKLEGKEYLMMREDDIMAII; from the coding sequence ATGAGTAAAGTAAACATCACACCACTTGCAGACCGCGTTCTGGTTGAACCACTTCCTGCAGAAACTCAAACAGCATCAGGATTATTTATTCCAGATTCTGCTCAAGAAAAACAACATAAAGGAATTGTTGTTGCTATTGGTACGGGTAAAAAAGATGAACCACTTACTGTTAAAATTGGAGACAAAGTTCTTTATGGTAAGTACTCTGGTTCTGAATTAAAATTAGAAGGAAAAGAATATTTAATGATGCGTGAAGACGACATCATGGCAATTATCTAA
- a CDS encoding exosortase F system-associated membrane protein has translation MQNIQRYSLICLLFIGLVLIRAFEADLFYDPFLEFFKNDYLFLDAPVFNTLKLIGFISLRYLLNTLLSLGIIHFAFKDVNVLKFSAIVYLIAYLVLMPMFLIFVLNAKQDHYFYLFNIRRFLIQPLLLLLLLPAFYYQKQSKN, from the coding sequence ATGCAGAACATTCAGCGCTATAGTTTAATTTGCTTATTATTTATAGGTTTGGTGTTAATTAGAGCTTTTGAAGCAGACCTTTTTTATGATCCGTTTTTAGAATTCTTTAAAAATGATTATCTATTTCTAGATGCTCCTGTTTTTAATACTTTAAAACTTATTGGTTTTATCAGTTTACGCTACCTTTTAAATACATTGCTGTCGTTGGGTATAATACACTTTGCATTTAAAGATGTAAATGTTTTAAAATTTTCGGCAATAGTTTATTTAATAGCTTATTTGGTGCTAATGCCTATGTTTTTAATTTTTGTTTTAAATGCAAAACAAGATCATTATTTTTATCTATTTAATATCCGAAGATTTTTAATTCAGCCTTTATTGCTGTTATTACTTTTGCCCGCCTTTTACTATCAAAAGCAAAGTAAAAATTAA
- the secG gene encoding preprotein translocase subunit SecG — protein sequence MSTFTIFLFLIVVVAFLLIVVIMVQNPKGGGLSSSLGGGSSQQIGGVKKTTDFLDKSTWTLAGLMLVLILLSNVAINRGSGTLESKALDTENTAQPLNTPAAAPLNTPATPSEETPE from the coding sequence ATGAGTACGTTTACAATATTTTTATTCCTAATCGTTGTAGTAGCATTTTTATTAATCGTGGTAATCATGGTACAAAACCCTAAAGGAGGCGGATTGTCTTCTTCTCTTGGTGGAGGTAGTTCTCAACAAATTGGTGGCGTTAAAAAGACTACAGACTTTTTAGATAAAAGTACATGGACTTTAGCTGGTTTAATGTTAGTTTTAATTTTATTATCTAACGTTGCTATAAACAGAGGTTCTGGTACTTTAGAGTCTAAAGCTTTAGACACTGAAAATACCGCTCAACCATTAAACACACCTGCAGCAGCACCATTAAATACACCTGCTACACCTAGTGAAGAAACTCCAGAGTAA
- a CDS encoding rod shape-determining protein, translated as MGFFDFLTEEIAIDLGTANTLIIHNDKVVVDSPSIVARDRVSGKIIAVGKEASMMQGKTHENIKTIRPLKDGVIADFDASEQMISLFIKNIPALKKKMFTPALRMVVCIPSGITEVEMRAVKESCERVNGKEVYLIHEPMAAAIGIGVDIMQPKGNMIVDIGGGTTEIAVIALGGIVCDKSVKIAGDVFTNDIIYYMRTQHNLYVGERTAEKIKIQIGAATEDLELSPEDMSVQGRDLLTGKPKQVQISFREIAKALDKSILRIEDAVMETLSQTPPELAADIYNTGIYLAGGGSMLRGLDKRLSQKTDLPVYIAEDPLRAVVRGTGITLKNLTKFKSVLIK; from the coding sequence ATGGGATTTTTTGACTTCCTTACAGAAGAAATAGCTATTGACTTAGGAACAGCCAATACTCTTATTATTCACAATGATAAAGTTGTGGTTGATAGCCCTTCAATAGTTGCTCGTGATCGAGTTAGTGGCAAAATTATTGCCGTTGGTAAAGAAGCGAGCATGATGCAAGGAAAAACACACGAAAATATTAAAACAATTCGCCCTTTAAAAGATGGTGTAATTGCAGATTTCGACGCGTCTGAACAAATGATTAGTTTGTTTATTAAAAACATCCCTGCCTTAAAGAAAAAAATGTTTACCCCAGCGCTTCGTATGGTAGTTTGTATTCCTTCTGGCATTACTGAAGTAGAAATGCGAGCTGTAAAAGAATCTTGCGAACGTGTTAATGGTAAAGAAGTCTATTTAATACACGAGCCTATGGCTGCGGCCATAGGTATTGGTGTAGACATTATGCAACCTAAAGGAAATATGATTGTTGATATTGGTGGTGGTACTACCGAAATTGCCGTTATAGCCTTAGGAGGTATTGTTTGTGACAAATCAGTTAAAATTGCTGGAGATGTGTTTACAAACGATATTATATATTATATGCGTACACAACACAATTTATATGTTGGAGAACGTACTGCAGAAAAGATTAAAATTCAGATTGGAGCTGCAACTGAAGACTTAGAGCTTTCTCCTGAAGATATGAGTGTCCAAGGTCGCGATTTATTAACAGGAAAACCCAAACAGGTACAAATATCGTTTCGTGAGATCGCAAAAGCATTAGACAAATCTATACTTAGAATTGAAGATGCTGTAATGGAAACATTATCACAAACGCCTCCTGAATTAGCTGCAGACATTTACAATACAGGTATTTATTTAGCTGGAGGAGGATCTATGTTACGTGGTTTAGACAAAAGATTATCACAAAAAACAGACTTACCAGTTTACATTGCAGAAGATCCTTTACGTGCTGTTGTTCGCGGAACTGGGATCACGCTTAAAAACTTAACAAAGTTTAAAAGCGTCCTGATAAAATAG
- a CDS encoding ABC transporter permease yields MILYLRLFKESFSFAINALRNNKLRTFLSLLGVTIGIFSIIAVLAAVDSLDQSIKSQLSGLDKNTIYLTKYSFGPTEVPRWQRDNFPQTEYDDYEFITRNIPNIKSSAYVIIGSTETIKYQDNAISNVDVTPASYGIYEIDDLKIGQGRFYTESESSTGAPVVVIGAGLAENLFETEQPLGKQVRMYGRKVTVIGVLKKVGSSLFDSPDEKAFVPSNFVRQFTNGGLDGIPGAIMIKPEAGLDIAAFEQVLKQRFRVYRGLKADEPDNFFVNKLSGMTDAIDNIIGVMNLVGWVISGFSLLVGGFGIANIMFVSVKERTNLIGIQKSLGAKNRFILFQFLFEAIILAVIGGLIGLTFVWLVSIIASLFVEDFEFILSFWNMLIGFSLSTLIGLISGVLPALSASKLDPVEAIRTGM; encoded by the coding sequence ATGATTTTATATTTAAGACTTTTTAAAGAAAGTTTTTCGTTCGCTATTAATGCGCTACGAAACAATAAATTGAGAACATTTTTGTCGCTTTTAGGAGTGACTATAGGTATCTTTTCAATAATTGCTGTCCTAGCAGCAGTAGATTCTTTAGATCAAAGCATTAAAAGTCAGTTGTCAGGACTAGATAAAAACACCATTTATTTAACTAAATATTCTTTTGGACCTACTGAAGTTCCAAGGTGGCAACGCGATAACTTTCCGCAAACAGAATATGATGATTATGAGTTTATCACACGTAATATTCCAAATATAAAATCTAGTGCTTATGTTATTATTGGTAGTACCGAAACTATAAAATATCAAGATAATGCCATTAGTAATGTAGATGTTACGCCAGCGTCTTATGGTATTTATGAAATTGATGATTTAAAAATTGGCCAAGGGCGTTTTTATACAGAGTCTGAATCGTCTACAGGTGCACCTGTTGTTGTAATAGGAGCAGGTTTAGCAGAAAATCTTTTTGAAACCGAACAACCTTTAGGAAAACAAGTGCGTATGTATGGGCGAAAAGTGACCGTTATTGGCGTGCTTAAAAAAGTGGGATCTTCGCTTTTTGATTCTCCAGACGAAAAAGCTTTTGTGCCTTCAAACTTTGTAAGACAATTTACAAATGGTGGGTTAGATGGTATTCCAGGAGCTATTATGATTAAACCAGAGGCAGGTTTAGATATTGCTGCATTTGAACAGGTTTTAAAGCAACGATTTAGAGTCTATAGAGGTTTAAAAGCAGACGAACCAGATAATTTTTTCGTGAATAAATTATCGGGAATGACAGACGCCATTGATAATATAATAGGAGTAATGAATCTTGTAGGTTGGGTGATAAGCGGATTTTCTCTGTTAGTTGGCGGATTTGGTATTGCTAATATTATGTTTGTGAGTGTGAAAGAACGTACTAATTTAATTGGTATTCAGAAATCTTTAGGTGCTAAAAATAGATTTATCTTATTTCAGTTTTTGTTTGAAGCTATTATTTTGGCAGTGATAGGCGGATTGATAGGTCTTACTTTTGTGTGGCTTGTTTCAATAATAGCATCTTTATTTGTAGAGGATTTTGAGTTTATATTATCCTTTTGGAATATGTTAATAGGATTCTCACTATCTACATTAATAGGATTAATATCTGGAGTGTTACCAGCGCTTTCGGCTTCTAAATTAGATCCTGTAGAAGCTATTCGAACCGGTATGTAA
- a CDS encoding GAF domain-containing protein encodes MSLSALKPKVETILTQSNKTLDERLLAVCELLDHEVSYYNWVGFYFKNGDKNELKLGPYVGAPTDHTIIPFGKGICGQVAVSNKNFVVPDVSAQDNYIACSITVKAEIVIPIFVNGENVGQIDIDSNTPDPFTEDDERFLEFVCEHVAKQLA; translated from the coding sequence ATGTCTTTATCAGCTTTAAAACCCAAAGTAGAAACTATACTAACTCAATCTAATAAAACGCTAGACGAACGTTTATTAGCTGTATGTGAATTATTAGACCACGAAGTTTCTTATTACAATTGGGTAGGATTTTATTTTAAAAACGGAGACAAGAACGAACTTAAACTTGGCCCTTATGTTGGTGCACCAACAGATCATACCATTATTCCTTTTGGAAAAGGGATTTGCGGACAAGTTGCTGTAAGTAACAAAAATTTTGTAGTGCCAGACGTATCTGCACAAGACAATTATATAGCATGTAGTATTACTGTAAAGGCAGAAATTGTAATTCCTATCTTTGTAAATGGCGAAAATGTAGGTCAGATAGATATAGACTCAAACACTCCAGATCCTTTTACTGAAGACGATGAGCGTTTCTTAGAATTTGTATGTGAACACGTTGCTAAACAACTTGCTTAG